In a genomic window of Sesamum indicum cultivar Zhongzhi No. 13 unplaced genomic scaffold, S_indicum_v1.0 scaffold00106, whole genome shotgun sequence:
- the LOC105178814 gene encoding 60S ribosomal protein L6-like — translation MAPKSARVSRNPEFIPGVRKISRSKMYHKRGLWAINAKNGGKFPHHDKAPAATPVVEKPPKFYPADDIKKPLSNKQKPKPTKLRASIIPGTVLILLAGRFKGKRVVFLKQLPSGLLLVTGPYKINGVPLSRVNQAYVIGTSTKVDISGVNVEKFDDKYFAKQVEKKKKKGESEFFEAEKQDKNTLPTEKKDDQKAVDGLLLKAIEAVADLKAYLMF, via the coding sequence ATGGCGCCCAAGTCGGCGAGAGTTTCCCGTAATCCGGAGTTTATTCCCGGAGTTCGAAAAATCTCCCGTTCAAAGATGTACCACAAGCGCGGCCTTTGGGCTATCAACGCCAAAAACGGCGGAAAATTTCCCCATCACGACAAGGCTCCCGCCGCCACCCCGGTGGTAGAGAAGCCGCCCAAGTTTTATCCGGCTGATGACATAAAGAAGCCGCTCTCCAACAAGCAGAAGCCCAAGCCTACCAAGCTTAGGGCCAGCATTATCCCAGGAACAGTCTTAATACTATTGGCAGGGAGGTTTAAGGGGAAGAGAGTTGTTTTCTTGAAGCAGCTGCCATCTGGATTGCTTCTTGTCACTGGTCCGTACAAGATCAATGGTGTTCCCCTAAGCCGTGTCAACCAGGCCTATGTTATTGGAACATCAACAAAAGTTGACATTTCTGGTGTGAATGTGGAGAAGTTTGATGATAAGTACTTCGCCAAGCAggttgagaagaaaaagaagaaggggGAGAGTGAATTCTTCGAGGCAGAGAAACAGGACAAAAATACACTCCCGACAGAGAAGAAAGATGATCAAAAGGCTGTTGATGGACTTTTATTGAAGGCTATTGAGGCTGTTGCAGACCTCAAGGCCTATTTGAtgttttag